One region of Halomonas huangheensis genomic DNA includes:
- a CDS encoding NUDIX hydrolase has translation MNYCSHCGQPVSFAIPDGDDRPRYLCRSCGTIHYQNPRIVAGTLPVSGSRVLLCRRAIEPRLGYWTLPAGFMENAESTPEAATRETREEACAEVELQGLYTLINLPHINQVFMIFRGELKGDFAAGVESLEVALFEERDIPWQELAFPTVERTLRHYFADRQQQHYPLHISDITMDDRRLFFDLD, from the coding sequence ATGAACTATTGCAGCCACTGTGGCCAGCCGGTCAGTTTCGCCATTCCAGATGGGGATGACCGCCCACGCTATCTCTGCCGCTCCTGTGGCACGATTCATTATCAGAACCCACGCATCGTGGCCGGTACCTTGCCTGTCAGTGGCAGCCGTGTGTTGCTGTGCCGGCGAGCTATCGAGCCACGCCTGGGCTATTGGACCCTGCCGGCAGGATTCATGGAAAACGCTGAGTCCACCCCCGAAGCTGCTACCCGGGAAACCCGGGAGGAAGCCTGTGCCGAGGTAGAATTGCAAGGACTGTATACCCTGATCAATCTGCCGCATATCAACCAGGTATTCATGATCTTCCGCGGCGAGCTCAAAGGCGACTTCGCTGCTGGTGTCGAAAGCCTCGAGGTGGCGTTGTTCGAGGAAAGGGACATTCCCTGGCAGGAACTGGCGTTCCCGACAGTCGAGCGCACCTTGCGTCATTACTTTGCTGATCGCCAACAGCAACACTATCCGCTGCACATCAGCGACATCACCATGGATGATCGCCGGTTATTCTTTGACCTCGATTGA